One Tunturibacter gelidoferens genomic region harbors:
- a CDS encoding threonine aldolase family protein, whose translation MIDLRSDTVTRPTAAMREAMASAEVGDDVYSEDPTVNRLEKDAAEVFGREASIFVPTGTMGNQIAIRLHTRHGQEVICEARSHVLDWEMAMMAAFSGCQARTVAAERGILTWDHIKPAIGAKIYYRAQTALISLENSHNMAGGTVTPLPVLEEVWAGAREVGLPVHLDGARVFNAATALGLSVAKLTSGFDTVMFCLSKGLGAPVGSMLLGSKKSIDEARIYRKALGGGMRQAGIIAAAGLIALHEMPKRLQEDHSNARLLADAVASEPSKAVIDLDAVQTNIVIFKLLGTDQANGGDAVGFVAALKQKGVLASAIGPHSVRFVTHYDVDRVACTKAAAIVSEELRAL comes from the coding sequence ATGATCGATCTGCGCAGCGACACCGTTACCCGCCCCACCGCAGCCATGCGCGAGGCGATGGCCTCCGCGGAGGTCGGCGACGATGTCTATAGTGAAGACCCTACTGTCAACCGTCTGGAAAAAGATGCCGCGGAGGTTTTTGGTCGCGAGGCTTCCATCTTCGTGCCGACCGGAACAATGGGAAATCAAATTGCGATTCGGTTACATACGCGTCACGGGCAGGAGGTTATCTGCGAAGCGCGGTCGCACGTATTGGACTGGGAAATGGCGATGATGGCCGCGTTCTCGGGCTGCCAGGCACGTACGGTCGCAGCAGAGCGAGGCATCCTGACGTGGGACCACATCAAGCCTGCGATCGGCGCAAAAATCTACTATCGCGCTCAAACGGCGCTGATCAGTCTGGAGAACTCACACAACATGGCCGGCGGTACGGTAACTCCGTTGCCGGTTCTCGAAGAAGTATGGGCAGGCGCTCGCGAAGTCGGCTTACCAGTCCATCTCGATGGGGCAAGAGTGTTTAACGCAGCGACTGCGCTGGGACTTAGCGTGGCGAAGTTGACCAGCGGATTCGACACCGTCATGTTCTGTCTGTCGAAGGGGTTGGGCGCGCCGGTCGGTTCCATGCTGCTCGGCAGCAAGAAGTCAATTGATGAGGCTCGGATCTATCGCAAAGCCTTGGGTGGAGGCATGCGGCAGGCGGGTATCATTGCCGCTGCCGGGCTGATCGCTTTGCACGAGATGCCGAAGCGCTTGCAGGAAGATCACTCGAATGCTCGTCTTCTAGCAGATGCGGTCGCGTCGGAGCCCAGTAAGGCGGTGATCGATCTAGATGCGGTGCAGACCAACATTGTGATCTTCAAGCTGCTTGGCACAGATCAGGCCAACGGCGGCGATGCCGTGGGCTTCGTTGCTGCATTGAAGCAGAAAGGAGTGTTGGCCAGCGCCATCGGCCCCCACTCGGTGCGATTCGTGACGCACTACGATGTCGATCGAGTCGCTTGCACCAAGGCCGCGGCGATTGTGTCAGAGGAGTTGCGTGCGCTCTAA
- the hemW gene encoding radical SAM family heme chaperone HemW codes for MAGPVGVYISVPFCKAKCTFCNFASGVFGAERMQHYVDRLCGEIRGAHEAAERIGASLPRAVDTLYFGGGTPSLLSAQQFREIFQHLGGEFDIDADAEITLECAPGQLAAETLDELLRQGMNRISFGVQSFVDRETAAVGRLHTRQQCDAEIARVRAVGVREINVDLIAGLPHQTAESWQYSVEQAIASGAPHISVYLLEVDEDSRLGRELLEQGSRYSAAAVPDEDQAAEWYQHACDMLRDAGVQQYEISNFARLGHQSRHNLKYWQRRPYIGFGLDAHSMLLAGPDAVRFANTSDLERYLGQGSAANPLRLFESEQDATDGQVDVVGHCEAFEEALFLGLRLNEGVDLGTLRRQFGETLLEETMPALIEVRDAGLLVLDSGRIRLTPRGRLVSNEVFSRLLISTAA; via the coding sequence ATGGCTGGCCCTGTTGGCGTCTACATTTCGGTTCCGTTCTGCAAGGCAAAGTGCACATTCTGCAACTTTGCTTCGGGTGTATTCGGCGCGGAACGGATGCAGCATTATGTGGACCGCCTTTGCGGAGAGATTCGCGGGGCACATGAGGCTGCCGAAAGAATTGGAGCGTCGCTGCCCAGGGCTGTGGACACGCTCTACTTTGGCGGGGGAACGCCTAGCCTGCTTTCGGCACAACAGTTTCGGGAGATATTTCAGCATTTGGGCGGTGAGTTCGACATCGACGCTGATGCGGAGATCACTCTGGAATGCGCTCCGGGGCAGCTCGCGGCTGAGACCCTGGACGAGCTATTGCGGCAGGGGATGAACCGAATCAGTTTTGGCGTGCAGTCGTTTGTTGACCGGGAGACGGCAGCGGTCGGGCGGTTGCATACGCGACAGCAGTGCGACGCGGAGATTGCGAGGGTGAGAGCTGTTGGGGTTCGCGAGATCAATGTTGACTTGATCGCCGGACTGCCGCACCAGACAGCGGAGAGTTGGCAGTACTCCGTGGAGCAGGCCATTGCAAGTGGTGCGCCACATATCAGTGTCTACTTGCTTGAAGTAGATGAGGATTCGCGGCTGGGACGAGAGCTGCTGGAGCAGGGAAGTCGATACAGTGCTGCAGCTGTGCCCGATGAGGATCAGGCTGCGGAGTGGTATCAGCATGCGTGCGACATGCTGCGGGATGCAGGTGTGCAACAGTACGAGATCTCGAACTTTGCACGGCTTGGACATCAGTCCCGTCACAATCTGAAGTACTGGCAGCGTCGGCCTTACATCGGCTTTGGGCTCGATGCTCACTCGATGCTGCTAGCTGGTCCAGATGCCGTGAGATTTGCCAACACCAGCGATCTGGAACGTTATCTCGGACAAGGATCGGCTGCGAATCCGCTTCGTCTTTTTGAGTCAGAGCAGGACGCGACGGATGGTCAGGTCGACGTTGTCGGGCATTGCGAGGCATTTGAGGAGGCACTTTTCCTCGGCTTGCGGTTGAATGAAGGGGTCGATCTCGGCACGTTACGGAGACAGTTTGGTGAGACCTTATTGGAGGAGACGATGCCTGCCCTGATAGAGGTTCGCGATGCAGGTCTACTGGTACTCGACTCTGGAAGGATTCGGTTGACTCCGCGTGGGCGCTTAGTCTCCAACGAAGTCTTCAGCCGGCTGTTGATTTCCACCGCCGCATAA
- a CDS encoding DUF1223 domain-containing protein, giving the protein MLQIRSFATSVLSLFFLAAPISALSQAAPSNRTPVLVELFTSEGCSSCPPADALLAKLDHDQPIQNAEIIVLGEHVDYWDNLGWHDRFSSHQYTERQNQYSARLGVDGVYTPQMIVDGTDQFVGNDSSHAHRSIASAAQKAKLNLLLSRPVVDARKISASVSLPASSVSSSRVELYAALVDPTDITDVRNGENGGRRLQHVGVVRNLQRIGSLKDLAAGPLSFSLNAPGDANVVNMRVVVFAQLNDQGTVLGAVVIDVKP; this is encoded by the coding sequence ATGCTGCAGATTCGCTCCTTCGCCACCTCCGTCCTTTCTCTTTTCTTCCTCGCCGCGCCGATCTCCGCTCTCTCGCAGGCTGCTCCGTCGAACCGCACGCCGGTTCTGGTGGAGCTCTTCACTTCTGAGGGTTGTTCCAGCTGTCCGCCCGCAGACGCCTTGCTCGCTAAGCTCGACCACGATCAACCCATTCAAAACGCCGAGATCATCGTGCTCGGCGAGCACGTCGACTACTGGGACAATCTCGGCTGGCACGACCGTTTCTCCTCACACCAGTACACCGAGCGTCAAAACCAATACAGCGCTCGCCTCGGCGTTGACGGTGTCTACACCCCGCAGATGATCGTCGACGGAACTGACCAGTTCGTCGGCAACGACAGCTCCCACGCCCACCGGTCGATCGCAAGCGCCGCACAGAAGGCCAAACTAAACCTATTGCTCTCCCGCCCCGTGGTAGACGCCCGAAAAATCTCAGCCTCCGTCTCGCTGCCTGCGTCCTCGGTATCTTCGTCGCGCGTCGAACTCTACGCCGCCCTGGTCGATCCGACGGACATCACTGACGTTCGCAACGGCGAAAATGGCGGTCGCAGGCTTCAGCACGTCGGTGTCGTACGGAACCTGCAGCGCATTGGATCTTTGAAAGACCTGGCGGCTGGCCCACTTAGCTTCAGCCTTAACGCTCCCGGAGACGCGAACGTTGTCAACATGCGCGTGGTGGTCTTCGCCCAGCTGAACGACCAAGGCACTGTACTGGGCGCAGTGGTGATAGACGTCAAACCCTAA
- a CDS encoding ABC transporter ATP-binding protein: protein MADEQKPKDPKEQPAKKPSQDDEVAGKAYDARLMRRLLTYLKPYKLQTGLSALTIFFKASTDVMGPYLVKVAVDTYMTDTPPAKLSWLARHLSSRPMTGITQIGCLYLGALLLTYVLEFAQTYMMQWTGQKIMFDLRSQIFRHLQRMQPSFFDHNPVGKLVTRVTSDVDALNEMFTSGVLAIFEDIFVLLFIVLIMLRMSWPLALLALSVIPAILYVTKIFRRHVRDSYRRQRAATARINSFTQEYVSGMSIVQLFNRERRAFNDYSSVNAENKQAWTDAIFAYAVYYPVVEFLSSTAIALVIWRGGISALHYLQATQLHELQPILHALPKAGSVVTVGVLIAFIQYAQRFFRPIQDLSEKYNILQAAMAASERVFNLLDTQPTIISPASPILGDDSGRVEFRNVWFTYQKLDEAQYTRVAAATEDELNTFADIEWILRGVSFTVEPDETAAIVGHTGAGKTTITGLMMRFYDIQRGSILVDGVDVREQDLKKLRQRFGVVLQDPFLFTGTIADNIRLGSKWITDERLELAADEVNIGDFIRSLPLQFAEPVRERGATLSTGQKQLISFARALAHSPRILILDEATSSVDTDTELRVRLALSRMITGRTSILIAHRLSTIQRADTILVMHKGQLRERGTHQQLLTERGLYWKLYQLQYRDQELGSGSDSIPLEPLSAD, encoded by the coding sequence ATGGCCGACGAGCAGAAACCGAAGGATCCGAAGGAACAGCCCGCGAAAAAGCCGTCGCAAGACGATGAGGTCGCAGGCAAAGCCTACGACGCGCGCCTCATGCGACGCCTTCTGACATACCTCAAGCCCTACAAGCTACAGACCGGTCTCTCAGCTCTTACCATCTTTTTCAAGGCTTCGACGGATGTCATGGGACCATATCTGGTCAAGGTCGCCGTCGACACCTACATGACTGACACTCCGCCGGCGAAGCTCTCCTGGCTTGCGCGCCATCTCAGCTCACGCCCCATGACCGGCATCACGCAGATCGGCTGCCTTTACCTCGGGGCGCTCCTTCTCACCTACGTGCTGGAGTTCGCGCAGACTTACATGATGCAGTGGACCGGTCAGAAGATCATGTTCGATCTGCGCAGCCAGATCTTCCGTCACCTACAGCGAATGCAGCCCTCGTTCTTCGATCACAACCCCGTCGGTAAGCTCGTCACCCGCGTCACGTCGGACGTCGACGCACTCAACGAGATGTTCACCTCTGGCGTGCTCGCCATCTTCGAGGACATCTTCGTTCTCCTGTTCATCGTTCTCATCATGCTCCGGATGAGCTGGCCGCTCGCCTTGCTCGCGCTCTCGGTCATCCCGGCAATTCTCTACGTCACAAAAATCTTCCGCCGCCACGTTCGCGACAGCTACCGCCGCCAGCGAGCGGCAACGGCACGGATCAACTCCTTCACGCAGGAGTACGTCTCGGGCATGTCTATCGTGCAGCTCTTTAACCGCGAGCGCCGCGCCTTCAACGACTACTCCTCGGTCAACGCCGAGAACAAACAGGCGTGGACCGACGCCATCTTCGCCTACGCTGTTTACTACCCGGTCGTTGAGTTCCTTAGCTCGACCGCGATCGCGCTCGTCATCTGGCGCGGCGGCATCTCCGCGCTCCACTATCTCCAGGCAACGCAACTCCACGAACTGCAGCCTATTTTGCACGCTCTGCCAAAGGCTGGCAGCGTTGTGACTGTTGGCGTTCTCATCGCATTCATCCAGTACGCGCAGCGCTTCTTTCGGCCCATTCAGGATCTCAGCGAAAAGTACAACATACTGCAAGCGGCCATGGCAGCCAGCGAACGCGTCTTCAACCTGCTGGATACCCAGCCGACCATCATCTCGCCCGCCTCCCCAATCCTTGGTGATGACTCTGGCCGCGTCGAGTTCCGCAACGTCTGGTTCACCTACCAAAAACTTGATGAAGCACAATACACACGTGTAGCTGCAGCAACCGAAGATGAGCTCAACACCTTCGCCGACATTGAATGGATTCTTCGCGGCGTCAGCTTTACAGTCGAACCAGACGAAACCGCCGCCATCGTCGGCCACACCGGCGCTGGCAAGACAACTATCACCGGCCTCATGATGCGCTTCTATGACATTCAGCGCGGCAGCATCCTGGTCGATGGCGTCGACGTCCGCGAGCAAGACCTGAAGAAGCTCCGCCAGCGCTTCGGCGTCGTCCTGCAAGATCCATTTCTCTTCACCGGCACCATCGCCGACAACATCCGCCTCGGGTCTAAATGGATCACCGACGAACGCCTTGAGCTCGCCGCGGACGAGGTCAACATAGGCGACTTTATCCGATCGCTACCCTTGCAGTTTGCCGAACCAGTTCGCGAACGCGGCGCCACGCTCTCCACCGGCCAGAAGCAACTCATCAGCTTCGCCCGTGCCCTCGCCCATTCGCCCCGCATCCTCATCCTCGACGAGGCCACCTCCTCTGTCGATACCGACACCGAACTCCGGGTCCGCCTCGCCCTTTCCCGCATGATCACCGGACGCACCTCGATCCTCATCGCGCATCGTCTCTCCACGATTCAACGCGCCGACACCATCCTCGTCATGCACAAAGGCCAGCTCCGCGAACGCGGTACCCATCAGCAGCTTCTCACCGAACGCGGCCTGTACTGGAAGCTCTACCAACTCCAGTACAGGGATCAGGAGCTTGGCTCAGGAAGCGACTCGATTCCCCTCGAGCCCCTCAGCGCCGACTGA
- a CDS encoding YdeI/OmpD-associated family protein — protein MVLSATKRFQAVLEPANNGLGWVIVRLPFDVEKAWKKMVRLRVKVEIGAEIFRTSLFGDAVRGGHFVLVNKKMQKAACAKVGAMVEIAIEPDLEQREPVATAQFEKLLKREKRLAKWYMEQSESMQYEVGKWLNAVKSPEARQRRAEQMAERMLLTMEGEKVLPPVVEAAFHRAPMAHRGWELLTPTQRMSSLLAIFYYQGPEAREKRVRKLVEDCLRAARRADVSRR, from the coding sequence ATGGTTTTAAGTGCAACGAAGAGGTTTCAGGCGGTGCTGGAGCCGGCCAACAACGGGCTGGGGTGGGTGATCGTGCGGCTGCCGTTCGACGTTGAGAAGGCATGGAAGAAGATGGTGCGGCTGCGGGTGAAGGTGGAGATTGGGGCTGAAATCTTTCGAACTTCTTTGTTTGGCGATGCGGTGCGGGGCGGCCATTTCGTTCTGGTGAACAAGAAGATGCAGAAGGCCGCATGCGCGAAGGTCGGAGCAATGGTGGAGATTGCGATCGAACCGGATCTCGAGCAGCGTGAGCCGGTGGCAACTGCCCAGTTCGAGAAGCTGTTGAAGCGAGAGAAGAGGTTGGCGAAGTGGTACATGGAACAGAGTGAGTCGATGCAGTACGAGGTGGGCAAGTGGCTAAATGCGGTGAAAAGTCCCGAGGCGCGTCAGAGGCGTGCGGAGCAGATGGCGGAGCGGATGTTGCTGACAATGGAGGGAGAGAAGGTGCTACCGCCTGTGGTGGAAGCGGCGTTTCACAGGGCGCCGATGGCGCATCGAGGGTGGGAGCTATTGACACCGACGCAGAGGATGAGCAGCCTGCTGGCGATCTTTTACTACCAGGGTCCGGAGGCTCGGGAGAAGCGTGTGAGGAAGCTGGTGGAGGACTGTTTGAGGGCGGCGAGACGAGCGGACGTCAGTCGGCGCTGA
- the lpxB gene encoding lipid-A-disaccharide synthase: MFLSAGEASGDHYGAQILSELRSRHSSLIGFGLGGKELEDAGLDRIVRAEDVAHMGITEVIRHIPYIYGEYRRLVAVIKKRRPDVAILIDFPDVNLRLARELKKLGVPVVYFVSPQLWAWKRRRLRWVQQRVDRMMVIFPFEEKFYRARGVDAAFVGHPLAELPRPTVSREDYAAAHGLDPARQWIALLPGSRWKEITANLDAMIELAHQLSYGFEFLLPVAATIDRQKLEAYIAGPDEWWPAKPESDLKRLHLHLVPDAREALHHARASVVASGTATVQAAVIGNPFVVVYRVSPVTFRLAKQLIHYPPEIPSQTDADGNLPIAMVNLIAGRRIVPEFLQDRFTAKNVAAALAPLLAETTERQQMIADLAEVRHILRPDLNSSPIQQVCDAVEELLSRKMPAGGPNVTASV, from the coding sequence ATCTTTCTCTCTGCGGGCGAAGCCAGTGGCGACCACTATGGCGCCCAGATCCTCTCCGAACTTCGCAGCCGCCACTCGAGCCTCATCGGCTTCGGGCTCGGAGGCAAGGAGTTGGAAGACGCCGGCCTAGACCGCATAGTCCGCGCCGAGGATGTCGCCCACATGGGCATCACCGAGGTCATCCGGCACATTCCTTACATCTATGGGGAGTATCGCCGTCTCGTCGCCGTCATCAAAAAGCGCCGTCCCGACGTCGCCATCCTCATCGATTTTCCTGACGTCAACCTCCGCCTTGCACGCGAACTGAAAAAACTGGGCGTTCCGGTCGTTTACTTCGTAAGCCCGCAACTCTGGGCCTGGAAGCGTCGCCGCCTTCGTTGGGTCCAGCAGCGCGTCGATCGCATGATGGTTATCTTTCCGTTTGAAGAAAAGTTCTACCGAGCCCGAGGAGTCGACGCCGCATTTGTCGGTCATCCCTTGGCTGAACTTCCCAGACCGACGGTCTCTCGAGAAGATTACGCCGCAGCCCATGGCCTCGACCCGGCCCGGCAGTGGATCGCACTCTTACCCGGCAGTCGCTGGAAAGAGATCACCGCCAATCTAGACGCCATGATCGAGCTGGCTCACCAACTCTCTTACGGGTTCGAGTTCCTATTGCCTGTAGCTGCCACTATCGATCGCCAAAAGCTTGAGGCCTATATCGCCGGCCCCGACGAGTGGTGGCCCGCGAAACCTGAGTCAGACCTGAAGCGCCTTCATCTTCACCTCGTGCCCGACGCTCGCGAGGCTCTTCACCATGCCCGCGCCAGTGTCGTCGCCAGCGGCACAGCCACGGTCCAGGCGGCAGTCATTGGAAACCCCTTTGTCGTTGTCTATCGCGTCTCCCCCGTCACCTTTCGGTTGGCAAAACAGCTCATCCATTACCCCCCGGAGATCCCCTCACAGACGGACGCCGACGGTAACCTTCCCATCGCCATGGTCAATCTCATCGCTGGCCGCCGCATCGTGCCAGAATTCCTGCAGGACCGCTTTACTGCCAAAAACGTGGCCGCGGCCCTGGCACCCCTACTTGCCGAAACCACTGAGCGCCAACAGATGATCGCCGACCTCGCGGAAGTCCGCCACATCCTCCGTCCAGACTTGAATTCAAGCCCTATACAGCAG